A DNA window from Piliocolobus tephrosceles isolate RC106 chromosome 9, ASM277652v3, whole genome shotgun sequence contains the following coding sequences:
- the C9H10orf53 gene encoding UPF0728 protein C10orf53 homolog translates to MPKNAVVLLRYGPYSAAGLPVEHHTFRLQGLQAMLARDGHEVILEKIEDWNVVELMVNEEVVFHCNIKDLEFGGDGKLDPLCEKARIAVLNSY, encoded by the exons ATGCCCAAGAACGCAGTGGTCCTCCTGCGCTATGGGCCCTACAGCGCGGCAGGCCTGCCGGTGGAGCACCACACCTTCCGCCTGCAGGGCCTGCAAG CTATGTTGGCCAGAGATGGACACGAGGTAATCCTAGAGAAGATAGAAGACTGGAATGTGGTGGAACTCATGGTGAATGAAGAAGTCGTCTTCCACTGCAACATTAAGGACTTGGAGTTTG GAGGCGATGGTAAACTAGACCCATTGTGTGAAAAGGCCCGGATAGCCGTGCTGAACTCCTACTGA